A window of the Candidatus Paraluminiphilus aquimaris genome harbors these coding sequences:
- a CDS encoding FmdB family zinc ribbon protein gives MPIYEYVCGACGNALEALQKISDAPLTDCPECGAASLKKKVSAPAFRLAGSGWYETDFKTGAKKNLVNDSSTTSDSGSSSTSATSSSSATSTTKSSAD, from the coding sequence ATGCCAATTTACGAATACGTATGTGGTGCCTGCGGTAACGCGCTGGAGGCATTGCAGAAAATATCGGATGCCCCGTTGACCGACTGTCCGGAATGCGGTGCGGCGTCTTTGAAGAAAAAAGTATCGGCGCCGGCTTTTCGGCTGGCCGGATCGGGTTGGTATGAAACCGACTTTAAAACCGGCGCGAAAAAGAATCTTGTGAATGACTCGAGCACTACATCTGATTCAGGGAGCTCCAGTACATCTGCCACCTCATCTAGCAGTGCGACCAGCACAACGAAAAGCTCGGCGGACTAG
- a CDS encoding proline--tRNA ligase, translated as MRFSQFPISTTKETPADAEVISHQLMLRAGLIKRIAAGIYTWMPLGLKVVRNVERVVREEMENAGAVELSMPVVQPAELWEESGRWEQYGPELCRLKDRHDRDFCLGPTHEEVITDLAKTEIKSYKRLPLNFFQIQTKFRDEIRPRFGVMRSREFVMKDAYSFHENQDSLEQTYWRMHEAYSTIFDRLGLDYRPVEADTGSIGGSHSHEFHMLADSGEDDIAFSTESDFAANVELAEALLPEQVKTDFEPLECFDTPGAKTIEALEKRYGVPATHSLKTLFVEDAQGELVALVLRGDHQLNEIKAEKIDGLSQPLRMAQETAVKTATGASFGSLGPVNLNARVVVDRAASVLVNFVCGANEDDKHLKNVNWGRDIEHYEVADLRTVVAGDPSPCGAGVLEIKRGIEVGHIFQLGTKYSEAMNATVLDQNGKSVPMTMGCYGIGITRIVAAAIEQNHDANGIIWPAAMAPFSVVLIPLGMEKSETVAAAAQALYADLKAAGINVAMDDRKERPGVKFADCELIGIPLRVTIGERSLNEGVVEVQGRRDSEATNVTIDAAVAYVVDAVS; from the coding sequence ATGCGATTTTCCCAATTCCCCATATCAACGACAAAAGAGACGCCCGCCGATGCCGAGGTTATCAGTCATCAACTGATGCTGCGCGCTGGACTCATCAAGCGCATTGCCGCCGGCATCTATACTTGGATGCCCTTGGGACTCAAGGTCGTTCGCAATGTTGAACGCGTCGTGCGAGAAGAAATGGAGAATGCCGGTGCCGTTGAGCTATCGATGCCGGTCGTTCAGCCCGCGGAGTTGTGGGAGGAATCGGGTCGATGGGAGCAATACGGACCCGAGCTTTGCCGACTCAAAGATCGTCACGATCGCGACTTCTGTCTTGGCCCGACTCACGAGGAAGTGATTACGGATCTCGCCAAAACCGAAATCAAAAGCTATAAGCGGCTGCCTTTAAATTTCTTTCAAATTCAAACGAAGTTTCGCGATGAGATTCGACCTCGTTTTGGTGTCATGCGCTCGCGCGAGTTTGTCATGAAAGACGCCTATTCATTTCACGAAAATCAAGACTCTCTCGAACAGACTTACTGGCGAATGCACGAAGCCTACTCCACTATTTTTGACCGACTTGGACTCGATTATCGTCCCGTAGAGGCCGACACGGGCTCCATCGGTGGCAGTCACTCCCACGAATTCCATATGTTGGCCGACTCAGGTGAAGACGATATTGCCTTTTCAACAGAGAGTGATTTCGCCGCCAACGTAGAACTTGCCGAAGCCTTGCTACCCGAACAAGTAAAGACTGATTTTGAGCCGCTAGAGTGCTTTGATACACCCGGCGCCAAAACCATCGAGGCCCTGGAGAAGCGCTACGGCGTTCCCGCAACCCATTCACTTAAGACGTTATTTGTCGAAGACGCGCAAGGCGAGCTCGTCGCACTCGTTTTACGGGGTGATCATCAGCTCAATGAAATTAAAGCCGAAAAAATCGATGGTCTGAGTCAGCCGCTTCGCATGGCGCAAGAGACTGCAGTAAAAACGGCCACCGGTGCATCCTTTGGCTCACTCGGACCTGTGAACCTCAACGCGCGAGTTGTGGTGGATCGCGCTGCATCGGTGCTCGTCAACTTCGTCTGCGGTGCCAACGAGGATGATAAACATTTGAAGAACGTCAACTGGGGTCGCGATATCGAACATTACGAAGTTGCTGACTTGCGGACCGTTGTGGCAGGTGACCCCAGCCCCTGTGGAGCGGGCGTACTCGAAATTAAACGCGGCATCGAAGTGGGCCACATTTTCCAGCTAGGAACAAAATACTCGGAAGCCATGAACGCCACGGTTCTCGATCAAAACGGCAAGTCAGTGCCTATGACAATGGGTTGCTATGGCATTGGGATTACGCGAATAGTCGCCGCCGCAATTGAGCAAAACCACGATGCCAACGGCATTATTTGGCCGGCGGCCATGGCGCCCTTTTCAGTCGTGCTGATTCCATTGGGTATGGAAAAGTCGGAAACGGTCGCCGCCGCCGCCCAAGCGCTTTATGCAGACCTGAAAGCTGCGGGTATCAACGTGGCGATGGATGATCGCAAGGAACGACCCGGGGTCAAATTCGCGGATTGCGAGCTCATTGGCATACCACTTCGGGTAACGATTGGTGAACGCTCCCTCAATGAAGGCGTTGTTGAAGTCCAGGGTCGGCGAGACAGCGAAGCCACAAACGTTACGATTGACGCTGCGGTGGCCTACGTGGTGGACGCGGTATCATAG
- a CDS encoding helix-turn-helix transcriptional regulator, with the protein MDSNAFQRWNSDLANVIAHVGDPIFFQQVFAAIEAQVPVAYPQAWLYHKDLPPQLLDHKIPKDAYDSQVDEYLEGPYREDPFFKISLSAPRNNCYRLSRLVTGDFEQSSYHKDYYASTGTVDEAIIVTRLTDGSVINISLMRLLNQGEFSEDEYNWLCSVSQCLAELIDLHTRREEFVESNLLQPGVDYHIQQGYETFGTSYVSDREQEVLELLLRGYGADTSAEKLDISLETVRRHRKSIYKKLDVNSQADLFALFINVIPYVAKSKGEDPLKAYMG; encoded by the coding sequence GTGGACAGTAATGCATTTCAGCGCTGGAATAGCGACCTTGCTAATGTCATTGCCCATGTTGGAGACCCTATTTTCTTTCAGCAAGTATTTGCTGCGATCGAGGCGCAAGTGCCCGTGGCTTACCCTCAGGCATGGCTTTATCACAAGGATCTACCGCCTCAGTTGCTCGATCACAAAATTCCGAAGGACGCCTACGATTCTCAAGTGGACGAATATTTGGAGGGGCCTTATCGGGAAGACCCGTTTTTCAAAATCTCACTGAGCGCACCACGCAACAACTGTTATCGCTTGTCACGGCTTGTCACTGGGGACTTCGAGCAAAGCAGCTATCACAAAGACTATTACGCAAGCACAGGCACGGTCGACGAAGCCATTATCGTGACGCGTCTCACAGACGGTAGTGTTATCAACATCAGTCTAATGCGGCTGTTAAATCAGGGTGAATTCAGTGAGGACGAATACAATTGGTTGTGCAGCGTGAGTCAATGTCTTGCTGAGCTAATTGACTTGCATACACGCCGAGAAGAATTCGTCGAGAGTAACCTCCTACAACCTGGCGTCGACTACCACATTCAGCAGGGGTATGAGACGTTTGGAACAAGCTATGTCAGTGACCGGGAGCAAGAGGTCCTTGAGTTACTCCTGCGCGGGTACGGTGCAGATACGAGCGCCGAGAAACTTGATATCTCGCTTGAGACAGTGCGCAGACATCGTAAATCCATCTACAAAAAGCTCGATGTGAACAGCCAGGCCGACCTTTTCGCTCTGTTTATCAATGTCATTCCATACGTTGCAAAATCAAAAGGTGAGGATCCGCTGAAGGCCTACATGGGCTGA
- a CDS encoding glutamine synthetase family protein, which translates to MYTTKQFLKAYPDITMIEALITDCNGIARGKWLPVQKMVAIENQGLKLPKSALGLDVWGRDIPELAHANGDIDGYCHLVEGSLRPLLTERGVDQAQVILTMSDKDGSPFMGDPRQVLDALVGRFTDKSLKPCMAVELEFSLLPRPETNDSVGSALRDQNSVGGNLYALSELDYHAPLLEALRQAFETQDLPYEGIIKESAPSQFEINVAHSDDVMLLADQVVRMQRTIRSVAARHGFIASFMPKPIDNEAGNGLHVHCSLLEENGVNVFDNGEEEGSELLHYAVAGCLELLPASILLFAPSFNAYRRFQPGNHAPTEATWGYDNRTTALRIPESPAPARRIEHRVAGADANPYLVLAAVLAGIWHGIENKLKPPTAIEGNAWDQAIDAPKLATTMDQAIDVFRTENQLADYLSAEFKTLFLATKQQEWDEFSRRVTEFELETYLRM; encoded by the coding sequence GTGTACACAACAAAACAATTTTTAAAGGCCTATCCCGATATCACCATGATTGAGGCGCTCATTACCGACTGCAATGGCATTGCACGGGGTAAATGGCTGCCCGTACAAAAGATGGTGGCGATAGAAAATCAAGGGCTTAAGTTGCCCAAGTCAGCCCTTGGGCTGGATGTCTGGGGCCGTGACATTCCCGAACTTGCACATGCTAATGGCGATATCGACGGCTACTGTCACCTCGTTGAAGGGTCATTGAGACCGCTACTTACCGAGCGAGGCGTGGACCAAGCACAAGTCATACTCACCATGTCGGATAAAGACGGCTCTCCGTTCATGGGAGATCCCCGGCAAGTGCTCGATGCCCTTGTTGGGCGCTTTACCGACAAGTCACTTAAACCCTGCATGGCGGTAGAGCTCGAATTCAGTCTACTGCCTCGACCAGAAACCAATGACTCGGTGGGCAGCGCGCTACGCGATCAAAATAGCGTTGGCGGCAACCTTTATGCGCTAAGCGAACTTGATTACCACGCGCCCCTGCTGGAAGCGCTGCGACAGGCGTTCGAAACGCAGGACCTCCCCTACGAGGGCATTATTAAAGAGTCGGCCCCCAGTCAGTTCGAGATCAACGTTGCACACAGTGATGATGTGATGCTACTCGCCGATCAAGTCGTTCGAATGCAGCGAACAATACGTTCCGTCGCAGCGCGACATGGCTTTATTGCCAGTTTCATGCCCAAGCCCATCGACAACGAGGCCGGGAACGGTCTCCACGTCCACTGCAGCCTCCTTGAAGAGAACGGTGTTAACGTCTTTGACAATGGGGAAGAAGAGGGCTCTGAGCTATTACACTATGCGGTAGCTGGATGCTTGGAGTTACTGCCCGCATCAATTCTGCTATTCGCACCGAGCTTTAATGCCTATCGCCGCTTTCAGCCCGGAAATCACGCGCCAACAGAGGCGACTTGGGGCTACGACAACCGGACAACAGCGCTCAGAATTCCCGAAAGCCCGGCACCAGCACGCCGAATTGAACACCGCGTAGCAGGGGCAGATGCAAACCCCTATCTCGTTCTCGCCGCTGTATTGGCAGGCATATGGCATGGTATCGAGAATAAGCTAAAGCCTCCGACAGCTATTGAGGGCAATGCCTGGGATCAGGCGATTGATGCACCCAAGCTCGCCACAACGATGGATCAAGCCATCGACGTCTTCCGCACAGAAAATCAATTGGCAGACTATTTAAGCGCCGAGTTTAAAACCCTGTTTTTAGCAACCAAGCAACAGGAGTGGGATGAGTTTTCTCGACGCGTCACCGAATTTGAACTGGAAACTTATTTGCGAATGTAG
- a CDS encoding glutathione peroxidase, with the protein MTSVYDFSATLANGNETSLADFKGQVLLVVNTASKCGFTPQYEGLEKLYADHKDAGFSILAFPCNQFGSQEPGSTEEIVEFCETRFSTSFPLFEKIEVNGSGAHPLYKHLKSEVKGIMGTAGIKWNFTKFLINRDGEVVARFGSQKKPADIEKAIKALL; encoded by the coding sequence ATGACCAGCGTTTATGACTTCTCCGCCACCTTGGCTAACGGAAATGAAACATCATTAGCGGACTTTAAAGGCCAGGTGCTTTTGGTAGTAAACACAGCGTCAAAGTGTGGTTTCACACCCCAATACGAAGGCCTTGAAAAGCTCTACGCCGACCATAAGGACGCGGGCTTTTCCATTCTTGCGTTTCCGTGCAATCAGTTTGGCTCACAGGAGCCCGGCAGCACCGAGGAGATCGTCGAATTTTGCGAAACACGTTTCAGCACCAGCTTCCCGCTTTTCGAAAAAATCGAAGTCAACGGTAGTGGTGCGCATCCGCTATACAAGCACCTAAAGTCTGAAGTTAAAGGCATCATGGGAACTGCGGGCATCAAATGGAACTTCACGAAGTTCCTGATCAACCGTGACGGCGAGGTGGTTGCAAGATTCGGCTCACAGAAAAAACCTGCCGACATCGAAAAAGCGATCAAAGCGCTTCTGTGA
- a CDS encoding peptide chain release factor 3, whose translation MSETANAINARRTFAIISHPDAGKTTITEKLLLLGSAIQVAGSVKGKRGPHATSDWMAMEKERGISVTSSVMQFPYKARTVNLLDTPGHEDFSEDTYRTLTAVDSALMVVDGAKGVEDRTIKLMNVCRLRDTPIIGFVNKLDRDIRDAIELLDEIEEVLKIEAAPINWPIGMGKFFKGVYNLYTDTIHCFEQGNGQTLPPDTRINGLDSDEARALLDDEYDDFCDEIELVRGASHTFDKDRYLAGQQTPVFFGTALGNFGVREMLDDFVEWAPKPQHRMTQSRDVSPTEGAFSGFVFKIQANMDPKHRDRIAFVRVCSGRYEKGMKMRHVRIEKDIRIADAVSFKAGERELVELAVAGDIIGLHNHGTIQIGDTFTSGEALQFTGIPHFAPELFRKIRLADPMKMKALQKGLQQLSEEGSTQVFAPLNSTDLIVGAVGQLQFDVVAHRLKDEYKVDALYEPVNIYTARWLDADEPRKLEEFRRKASDHLSEDGGGYLTYLAPTRVNLNLMQERWPDIKFRETREH comes from the coding sequence ATGTCAGAAACCGCTAACGCCATTAACGCTCGTCGTACCTTCGCTATTATCTCGCACCCCGATGCGGGCAAGACGACCATCACGGAGAAGCTGTTATTGCTTGGGTCCGCCATTCAGGTGGCGGGGTCTGTTAAGGGGAAGCGCGGTCCGCATGCGACATCAGATTGGATGGCGATGGAGAAGGAGCGTGGTATTTCAGTGACCTCATCGGTGATGCAGTTTCCGTACAAAGCGCGCACCGTGAATCTGCTTGACACACCAGGGCACGAAGACTTTTCCGAAGATACCTACCGCACGCTAACGGCTGTCGATTCAGCTTTAATGGTGGTTGATGGCGCGAAGGGGGTGGAAGACCGAACCATCAAACTTATGAATGTGTGTCGGTTACGCGATACCCCAATTATCGGCTTTGTTAACAAGCTGGATCGCGACATCCGCGATGCGATCGAGCTACTGGATGAGATTGAAGAGGTCTTGAAAATAGAGGCGGCGCCCATTAACTGGCCCATTGGCATGGGAAAGTTCTTCAAGGGTGTTTACAACCTGTACACCGACACTATTCATTGTTTCGAGCAGGGTAACGGGCAGACGCTGCCACCTGACACCCGGATTAATGGCTTGGATTCAGACGAGGCGAGAGCCTTGCTGGATGACGAGTATGACGACTTTTGCGACGAGATAGAGTTGGTGCGAGGTGCAAGTCATACCTTTGACAAAGACCGTTACCTTGCAGGTCAGCAAACCCCCGTCTTTTTTGGCACGGCGCTGGGTAATTTCGGGGTAAGAGAAATGCTCGATGACTTTGTCGAATGGGCGCCTAAGCCACAGCACCGGATGACTCAGTCACGTGATGTATCGCCCACCGAGGGTGCATTTTCAGGCTTTGTATTTAAGATCCAGGCAAACATGGATCCCAAGCACAGAGATCGTATTGCCTTTGTGCGGGTGTGCTCAGGCCGCTACGAAAAGGGAATGAAGATGCGGCATGTGCGGATAGAAAAAGATATTCGCATTGCTGACGCGGTCTCGTTTAAAGCTGGAGAGCGTGAACTGGTCGAGTTGGCAGTGGCTGGGGACATAATCGGGCTTCACAACCACGGTACTATCCAAATTGGCGATACCTTCACGTCAGGAGAAGCACTTCAGTTTACCGGCATCCCGCATTTTGCCCCGGAGCTCTTCCGTAAGATTCGTCTCGCCGACCCGATGAAAATGAAGGCGCTTCAAAAAGGTTTGCAGCAGTTGTCAGAAGAGGGATCAACGCAGGTCTTTGCCCCGTTGAACTCGACCGATTTGATCGTCGGTGCCGTGGGGCAGTTGCAGTTCGATGTAGTGGCGCACCGCCTGAAAGACGAATACAAGGTCGATGCGTTGTATGAGCCTGTCAATATTTACACGGCGCGATGGCTTGATGCAGATGAGCCCCGCAAGCTCGAGGAGTTTCGTAGAAAGGCGTCGGACCACTTGTCGGAGGACGGTGGCGGTTACCTTACTTACCTTGCCCCAACACGCGTGAACTTAAACCTCATGCAGGAGCGATGGCCGGATATTAAATTCAGAGAAACCCGTGAACACTAA
- the lipB gene encoding lipoyl(octanoyl) transferase LipB gives MQIRELGQVPYLATIEAMKAFTKARGTDTPDELWILEHPPIFTQGISGKSEHLLAPGDIEVIQTDRGGQVTYHGPGQIVIYVLCDIRRAKLGVRDLVTALENAIVSYLAELKIEAIADPKAPGVYVDGEKIAALGLKISRGCSYHGLSLNVDPDLSHFGRINPCGYAGLQVTSLKRLLGDVCPEQSYAATRLVQHLQSKLSLR, from the coding sequence ATGCAGATCCGGGAATTAGGTCAGGTACCGTATCTCGCCACCATAGAGGCGATGAAAGCCTTTACCAAGGCGCGTGGTACCGACACGCCTGACGAGCTCTGGATTCTTGAGCACCCACCGATCTTTACGCAAGGCATTTCAGGTAAATCAGAACACCTTCTTGCGCCGGGTGATATCGAGGTCATTCAAACAGATCGTGGTGGCCAAGTGACCTATCATGGCCCTGGGCAGATCGTTATCTATGTACTGTGCGACATTCGACGTGCCAAGCTCGGTGTTCGCGATTTAGTCACAGCACTTGAGAACGCTATTGTTAGCTATCTCGCGGAGTTGAAAATTGAAGCTATTGCTGACCCGAAGGCGCCTGGTGTTTACGTCGATGGGGAAAAAATCGCTGCGCTTGGGCTGAAGATCAGTCGCGGATGCAGTTATCACGGACTTTCGTTGAACGTGGATCCTGATTTAAGCCATTTTGGACGCATTAATCCGTGCGGCTACGCGGGACTTCAAGTGACGTCATTGAAAAGGCTTTTGGGTGATGTCTGTCCCGAACAGTCTTACGCGGCGACACGATTAGTGCAGCATTTACAGTCAAAACTCTCACTGCGTTAA
- a CDS encoding YbeD family protein, whose translation MSEPQAPKIEFPCRYPVKVVGRATADYATAIRAIVERHASDLTDDDIVTKSSRSGTFDSITFNIIATGEDQLSALHAELVASGRVSMVI comes from the coding sequence GTGTCTGAACCCCAAGCCCCCAAAATAGAGTTCCCCTGTCGCTATCCCGTAAAGGTTGTCGGAAGGGCCACGGCGGACTACGCAACAGCGATTCGTGCCATCGTCGAGCGCCACGCGTCAGACCTGACTGACGACGATATCGTTACGAAGAGTAGTCGGTCAGGTACTTTCGACTCCATAACGTTCAACATTATCGCGACCGGGGAGGATCAGCTTTCAGCCCTCCATGCAGAATTAGTTGCCTCGGGCCGTGTGTCCATGGTGATCTAA
- a CDS encoding D-alanyl-D-alanine carboxypeptidase family protein, giving the protein MAAVPPAPKLPADAYFLMDATTGQVLVDYQGDLSLPPASLTKIMTSYVLAEEVDSARASLDDIITVSRNAWSQNPTFQGSSLMWIEPGKPVSLEDLERGVVISSGNDASVAVAEHLAGTESSFVDVMNQIAADLGLDNTTYRNPHGLPHPEHRTTARDLAKLSVALINNHPDHYKIYKEKSFTYNGIKQYNRNGLLRTDSTVDGLKTGYTSEAGYGLVASAKRDDMRLVSVVLGSATRRTRTSENASLLNYGFRFFQNLRPLSAEVTLAEPKVWKGAADSVHGGVLESVVLTVPRERSQATIEVVVNEQLEAPLKRGDEMGRVTVTRDGEVLFETPLLVLDDVESGSFFKRLIDALMLWFQNLVG; this is encoded by the coding sequence ATGGCGGCGGTACCGCCCGCACCGAAACTGCCAGCTGACGCCTATTTTTTGATGGATGCGACAACGGGACAGGTGCTTGTCGATTATCAAGGTGACCTCTCGCTCCCTCCTGCGAGTCTGACCAAAATTATGACGTCGTATGTCCTGGCGGAGGAGGTCGACTCAGCCCGCGCATCGTTAGACGATATCATTACAGTTAGTCGCAACGCGTGGTCGCAAAATCCGACGTTTCAGGGGTCCTCACTGATGTGGATTGAGCCTGGAAAGCCGGTAAGTCTTGAGGATCTAGAGCGCGGCGTTGTGATTTCGTCAGGTAACGACGCGTCTGTCGCTGTGGCTGAGCACCTTGCGGGTACGGAGTCCAGCTTTGTGGATGTCATGAATCAGATCGCCGCGGATTTGGGCTTGGATAACACCACCTATCGGAACCCGCACGGTTTACCTCATCCTGAGCATCGGACCACCGCGAGAGATCTCGCGAAGCTCTCAGTTGCTCTGATCAATAATCACCCTGACCACTACAAAATTTATAAAGAAAAAAGCTTTACCTATAACGGTATCAAGCAATACAACCGAAACGGTTTACTGCGCACCGACAGCACGGTAGATGGCTTGAAAACCGGCTATACCAGCGAGGCTGGTTACGGGCTTGTCGCCTCGGCAAAACGCGATGATATGCGCTTGGTTTCTGTGGTCTTGGGGAGTGCCACACGGAGGACACGAACGTCTGAAAATGCGAGTCTTCTTAATTATGGGTTCCGATTCTTTCAGAACCTGAGGCCTTTATCTGCTGAGGTTACCTTGGCAGAACCCAAGGTTTGGAAGGGTGCCGCAGACTCCGTGCACGGGGGCGTTCTGGAGTCGGTTGTTCTTACGGTTCCGCGTGAGCGCTCACAAGCAACGATCGAGGTTGTGGTCAATGAGCAGCTTGAAGCACCCCTAAAGCGCGGAGATGAAATGGGCCGCGTCACCGTCACGCGCGACGGTGAAGTGCTGTTTGAAACGCCGCTACTGGTGCTCGATGACGTTGAAAGCGGAAGCTTTTTTAAGCGTCTTATCGATGCCCTGATGTTGTGGTTTCAAAACTTGGTAGGTTGA
- a CDS encoding septal ring lytic transglycosylase RlpA family protein has translation MKRFGAIALIAVLASCAGTEPRTSDYEPPPISAGAVIEAIPSADPVSRTGNKSPYTVLGKQYEVMSSAKGYSEEGIASWYGMKFQGRLTSNGEVFDVYRATAAHKSLPLPSFVRITNLDNQASMIVRVNDRGPFVDDRLIDVSYGVAVRLGFADQGTTRVRIDVIDVSGTDDWRETESADYRRLQLGAYETRASAEAMATAVSEVLGSSVALTVSEVSSGQRFIYRVRLGPVTGTDSAEQLSLIQSTLRNNGLPEGQRLP, from the coding sequence GTGAAGCGCTTTGGGGCAATTGCCTTAATCGCTGTACTTGCGAGCTGCGCCGGTACTGAGCCACGCACTTCGGATTACGAGCCACCTCCCATATCAGCAGGTGCCGTTATTGAGGCCATACCCTCGGCTGATCCCGTGTCAAGGACTGGGAACAAAAGCCCCTACACGGTGCTGGGCAAGCAATATGAGGTTATGTCCTCTGCCAAAGGCTACAGTGAGGAGGGCATTGCGTCTTGGTACGGTATGAAATTCCAGGGCAGGCTCACGTCAAACGGAGAGGTTTTCGACGTTTACAGGGCGACAGCGGCTCACAAATCCCTGCCGCTTCCAAGTTTTGTGCGGATTACTAACCTCGATAATCAGGCGTCGATGATTGTGCGTGTCAATGATCGAGGCCCTTTTGTTGATGACAGACTGATCGATGTGTCTTACGGCGTCGCCGTGCGTTTGGGCTTTGCGGATCAGGGCACTACTCGCGTCCGTATCGACGTTATTGATGTGTCGGGCACGGATGACTGGCGAGAGACTGAGTCCGCAGATTACCGACGCTTGCAACTGGGCGCCTACGAAACTCGAGCGTCTGCCGAGGCAATGGCCACCGCTGTGAGTGAGGTTTTGGGCTCCTCTGTGGCATTGACTGTATCCGAAGTCTCCTCCGGGCAAAGGTTTATTTATAGAGTGCGCTTGGGTCCGGTCACAGGCACTGACAGCGCCGAGCAACTCAGTCTTATCCAATCGACGCTCCGGAATAATGGATTACCAGAGGGGCAGCGATTGCCTTGA
- the mltB gene encoding lytic murein transglycosylase B: MQMINSWLRGAVALVFFVNSIGALADYRDHPNASVLIERVAAKGVDRAWLEAALAEASKQDSILKAISRPAEKSKPWSEYQDIFLTDRRTKEGLNFWRENRQALDRVSAETGVPAEIIVAIIGVETYYGRITGGYRVIDALTTLAFDYPRRSPFFTKELEVFLTLAYESGLPLTEMKGSYAGAMGLGQFMPSSYTAYAKDFEGDGVIDIWRNPNDAVMSVANYFVAHGWRPGGEVIAAADFSGDAVIFEAGLKPKKTLSELAELGLNARVAATPTALGTPIEFEGKQGDEYWIGLHNFYVITRYNHSAMYAMAVYQLSQSLRAQML, encoded by the coding sequence ATGCAGATGATAAATAGCTGGTTAAGAGGCGCCGTCGCCCTTGTGTTTTTCGTGAACTCGATTGGCGCTCTTGCGGATTACCGAGATCACCCTAATGCATCGGTCTTGATCGAGCGGGTAGCCGCTAAGGGTGTGGACAGAGCATGGTTGGAGGCGGCACTGGCTGAGGCAAGCAAGCAAGACAGCATTCTGAAAGCGATTTCTCGTCCTGCCGAGAAAAGTAAGCCTTGGTCCGAGTATCAGGATATCTTCCTCACCGATCGTCGGACGAAAGAAGGCCTGAACTTTTGGCGGGAAAATCGTCAGGCACTGGATCGAGTGAGTGCTGAAACGGGTGTCCCCGCGGAAATCATCGTAGCAATCATCGGTGTAGAGACGTACTACGGACGGATCACCGGCGGCTACCGGGTCATCGATGCCCTAACAACATTGGCCTTTGACTATCCCAGGCGTTCTCCGTTCTTTACCAAAGAGCTCGAAGTATTTTTGACGTTGGCTTACGAGTCTGGTCTCCCACTCACCGAAATGAAGGGCTCTTATGCAGGTGCGATGGGGTTGGGACAATTTATGCCCTCGAGCTACACCGCCTACGCAAAGGATTTTGAGGGTGACGGTGTGATTGATATTTGGCGCAATCCAAATGATGCCGTCATGAGTGTAGCCAATTATTTTGTCGCGCACGGTTGGCGACCGGGAGGCGAGGTGATCGCTGCAGCTGACTTTTCCGGCGACGCGGTCATTTTTGAGGCAGGTTTAAAACCCAAGAAAACACTATCTGAATTGGCCGAGCTGGGTTTAAACGCCCGAGTTGCGGCCACGCCCACAGCCTTGGGGACGCCCATCGAGTTTGAGGGTAAACAAGGTGACGAGTATTGGATAGGTCTTCACAACTTCTATGTCATCACTCGCTATAACCACAGTGCGATGTATGCCATGGCCGTTTACCAACTGAGTCAGTCCCTGCGAGCGCAAATGCTGTGA